One genomic window of Falco cherrug isolate bFalChe1 chromosome 20, bFalChe1.pri, whole genome shotgun sequence includes the following:
- the HDAC5 gene encoding histone deacetylase 5 isoform X1 — MDPQSDTEGGSSREPSLELLSRAQLHAALPAPGVEGPAEACGECRGPGLDAAARERQLQRELLALKQQQQLQKQLLFAEFQKQHEHLTRQHEVQLQKHLKQQQEVLAARRQQELEQQRQRERQEALEQQQRLEQLHALRTKDKSRESAIASTEVKLKLQEFLLSKTKEPGTGPPNHSLPQHPKCWAHHTSLDQSSPPQSGSPGTPPSYKLPLLGTYDGRDDFPLRKTASEPNLKVRSRLKQKVAERRSSPLLRRKDGTVISTFKKRAIEITVSSVCSSAPGSGPSSPNSSHSAIAENGFTGSVPNIHAEQLLPQHRALTLDGTSQLSLYTSPSLPNISLGLQATVTVTNSHLNASPKLSPQQVEAERPAVATLRPGAALSGKFLSTSSIPGCLLGVALEGDPPAGPASLLQHVLLLEQARQQSTLIAVPLHGQSPLVTGERAGSVRTVSKLPRHRPLSRTQSSPLPQSPQALPHGALPHGALQHHFLDKQQVQLGKLLPKPGELARQPPTHPEETEEELTEQQSPPPGDGVSPSAPLALISADAGDSPERLQDPEGCGVPCDEPGDSGNEAEIPGVPDAAELGVTYKQVFPEAQLQLYPAPSLGILALPHPALARTQSSPAGAGIKPPAPDGPPKHLFTTGVVYDTFMLKHQCTCGNTNIHPEHAGRIQSIWSRLQETGLLGKCERIRGRKATLEEIQTVHSEHHTLLYGTSPLNRQKLDSKKLLGPISQKMYTVLPCGGIGVDSDTVWNEMHSSSAVRMAVGCLVELAFKVAAGEIKNGFAVIRPPGHHAEESTAMGFCFFNSVAISAKLLQQKLSVGRILIVDWDIHHGNGTQQAFYSDPDVLYISLHRYDDGNFFPGSGAPEEVGSGMGVGYNINIAWTGGVDPPIGDVEYLTAFRTVVMPIANEFSPDMVLVSAGFDAVEGHLSPLGGYSVTAKCFGHLTKQLMMLAGGRVVLALEGGHDLTAICDASEACVSALLGLELEPLDPSLLQQKPNVNAVATLEKVIEIQSKHWGSVKRFAAAVGCSLLEAQKGEAEEAETVTAMALLSVGAEQGGANPQPRPAEEPMEAEPAL, encoded by the exons ATGGACCCCCAGAGCGACACAG AGGGGGGGTCCAGCCGTGAGCCCTCGCTGGAGCTCCTGTCCCGTGCCCAGCTCCATGCTGCGCTCCCTGCCCCAG GGGTGGAGGGGCCAGCGGAGGCGTGCGGGGAGTGCCGGGGGCCAGGGCTGGACGCAGCGGCGCGGGAGCGGCAGCTGCAgcgggagctgctggccctcaagcagcagcagcagctccagaagcagctgctcttcGCCGAGTTCCAGAAGCAGCATGAGCACCTCACCCGCCAGCACGAGGTCCAGCTCCAGAAGCACCTCAAG cagcagcaggaagtgCTGGCTGCCCGccggcagcaggagctggagcagcagcggcagcgggAGCGGCAGGAggccctggagcagcagcagcgcctggagcagctgcacgCCCTGCGCACCAAGGACAAGAGCCGTGAGA GCGCCATCGCCAGCACGGAGGTGAAGCTGAAGCTGCAGGAGTTCCTGCTCAGCAAGACGAAGGAGCCGGGCACCGGCCCCCCCAACCAttccctcccccagcaccccaaatGTTG GGCTCACCACACCTCGTTGGACCAGAGTTCCCCCCCCCAGAGCGGCAGCCCGGGGACCCCCCCCTCCTACAAACTGCCCCTCCTCGGCACCTACGACGGCCGGGATGACTTCCCGCTCCGCAAAACCG cctcCGAACCCAACCTGAAAGTGCGCTCGCGGTTAAAACAGAAGGTGGCGGAGCGGCGGAGCAGCCCGCTGCTGCGGAGGAAGGACGGCACCGTCATCAGCACCTTCAAGAAACGAGCCATCGAGATCACGG TGTCCTCGGTGTGCAGCAGCGCCCCGGGCTCTGGGCCCAGCTCCCCCAACAGCTCCCACAGCGCCATCGCTGAGAACGGCTTCACCGGCTCCGTCCCCAACATCCACGCTGAG cagctcctgccccagcaccgAGCCCTCACCCTGGACGgcaccagccagctcagcctCTACACGTCCCCGTCCCTGCCCAACatctccctggggctgcaggccaCTGTCACCGTCACCAACTCCCACCTCAAC GCGTCCCCCAAGCTGTCCCCGCAGCAGGTGGAGGCCGAGCGCCCGGCGGTGGCCACGCTGCGTCCCGGGGCCGCCCTCAGCGGCAAGTTCCTGAGCACTTCGTCCATCCCGGGCTGCCTGCTGGGGGTGGCCCTGGAGGGGgacccccccgccggccccgcgtccctgctgcagcacgtcctgctgctggagcaagCGCGGCAGCAGAGCACCCTCATTGCCG TGCCACTGCACGGGCAGTCGCCGCTGGTGACGGGGGAGCGTGCGGGCAGCGTGCGCACGGTGAGCAAGCTGCCACGGCACCGGCCCCTCAGCCGCACGCAGtcgtcccccctgccccagagccCCCAGGCGCTGCCCCACGGCGCCCTGCCCCACGGCGCCCTACAGCACCACTTCCTCGACAAGCAGCAGGTCCAGCTGGGCaag ctgctccccaagCCGGGGGAGCTGGCGCggcagccccccacccaccccgaGGAGACGGAGGAGGAGCTGACAGAGCAGCAGTCGCCCCCGCCGGGGGATGGGGTGTCCCCCAGTGCCCCCCTTGCCCTCATCTCCGCGGATGCCGGGGACTCCCCGGAGCGGCTGCAGGACCCCGAGGGCTGCGGGGTGCCCTGCGACGAGCCAGGTGACAGTGGGAACGAGGCTGAGATCCCCGGGGTCCCCgatgctgctgagctgggcgTCACCTACAAACAG gTGTTCCCCGAGGCGCAGCTGCAGCTGTATCCTGCCCCCTCCTTGGGCATCCTGGCGCTGCCCCACCCGGCCCTCGCCCGCACCCAGTCGTCCCCCGCCGGTGCCGGCATCAAGCCCCCTGCGCCCGACGGGCCCCCAAAGCACCTCTTCACCACAg GCGTGGTGTACGACACGTTCATGCTGAAGCACCAGTGCACCTGCGGGAACACCAACATCCACCCTGAGCACGCCGGCCGCATCCAGAGCATCTGGTCCCGCCTGCAGGAGACTGGCCTCCTTGGCAAGTGCGAG cgTATCCGGGGCAGGAAGGCGACACTGGAGGAGATCCAGACAGTGCATTCGGAGCATCACACGCTGCTCTATGGCACCAGCCCCCTCAACCGTCAGAAGCTCGACAGCAAGAAGCTCCTCG GTCCCATCAGCCAGAAGATGTACACGGTGCTGCCGTGCGGGGGCATCGGG GTGGACAGTGATACGGTGTGGAATGAGATGCACTCGTCCAGTGCTGTGCGCATGGCGGTGGGCTGCCTGGTGGAGCTCGCCTTCAAGGTGGCTGCCGGCGAGATCAAG AATGGCTTTGCCGTCATCCGCCCCCCAGGACACCACGCAGAGGAGTCCACAGCCAT GGGCTTCTGCTTCTTCAACTCGGTGGCCATCTCTGCcaaactgctccagcagaaGCTCAGCGTGGGCAGGATCCTCATCGTGGACTGG GACATCCACCATGGGAACGGCACCCAGCAAGCCTTCTACAGCGACCCTGACGTCCTCTACATCTCCCTGCACCGCTATGATGATGGCAACTTCTTCCCAGGCAGTGGGGCGCCCGAGGAG GTGGGCAGCGGGATGGGAGTGGGCTACAACATCAACATCGCCTGGACCGGTGGCGTCGACCCCCCCATCGGGGACGTGGAGTATCTCACTGCCTTCAG GACCGTGGTGATGCCCATCGCCAACGAGTTCTCCCCGGACATGGTGCTGGTCTCGGCTGGCTTCGATGCTGTCGAGGGTCACCTCTCCCCACTCGGTGGCTACTCCGTCACCGCCAAAT GTTTTGGCCACTTGACAAAGCAGCTGATGATGCTGGCGGGGGGCCGGGTTGTGCTGGCGCTGGAGGGGGGGCATGACCTGACAGCCATCTGTGATGCCTCGGAGGCCTGCGTCTCCGCTCTGCTCGGCCTGGAG CTGGAGCCCCTGGATCCATCCCTCCTACAGCAGAAGCCAAATGTGAATGCGGTGGCCACCCTGGAGAAGGTCATAGAGATCCAGA GCAAGCACTGGGGCTCGGTGAAGCGCTTCGCGGCGGCGGTGGGCTGCTCGCTGCTGGAGGCGCAGAAGGGGGAGGCGGAGGAGGCTGAGACGGTGACAGCCATGGCCCTGCTCTCGGTGGGCGCCGAGCAGGGGGGTGCCAACCCCCAGCCCAG GCCGGCGGAGGAGCCGATGGAGGCTGAGCCGGCGCTGTGA
- the HDAC5 gene encoding histone deacetylase 5 isoform X6: MDPQSDTGVEGPAEACGECRGPGLDAAARERQLQRELLALKQQQQLQKQLLFAEFQKQHEHLTRQHEVQLQKHLKQQQEVLAARRQQELEQQRQRERQEALEQQQRLEQLHALRTKDKSRESAIASTEVKLKLQEFLLSKTKEPGTGPPNHSLPQHPKCWAHHTSLDQSSPPQSGSPGTPPSYKLPLLGTYDGRDDFPLRKTASEPNLKVRSRLKQKVAERRSSPLLRRKDGTVISTFKKRAIEITVSSVCSSAPGSGPSSPNSSHSAIAENGFTGSVPNIHAEQLLPQHRALTLDGTSQLSLYTSPSLPNISLGLQATVTVTNSHLNASPKLSPQQVEAERPAVATLRPGAALSGKFLSTSSIPGCLLGVALEGDPPAGPASLLQHVLLLEQARQQSTLIAVPLHGQSPLVTGERAGSVRTVSKLPRHRPLSRTQSSPLPQSPQALPHGALPHGALQHHFLDKQQVQLGKLLPKPGELARQPPTHPEETEEELTEQQSPPPGDGVSPSAPLALISADAGDSPERLQDPEGCGVPCDEPGDSGNEAEIPGVPDAAELGVTYKQVFPEAQLQLYPAPSLGILALPHPALARTQSSPAGAGIKPPAPDGPPKHLFTTGVVYDTFMLKHQCTCGNTNIHPEHAGRIQSIWSRLQETGLLGKCERIRGRKATLEEIQTVHSEHHTLLYGTSPLNRQKLDSKKLLGPISQKMYTVLPCGGIGVDSDTVWNEMHSSSAVRMAVGCLVELAFKVAAGEIKNGFAVIRPPGHHAEESTAMGFCFFNSVAISAKLLQQKLSVGRILIVDWDIHHGNGTQQAFYSDPDVLYISLHRYDDGNFFPGSGAPEEVGSGMGVGYNINIAWTGGVDPPIGDVEYLTAFRTVVMPIANEFSPDMVLVSAGFDAVEGHLSPLGGYSVTAKCFGHLTKQLMMLAGGRVVLALEGGHDLTAICDASEACVSALLGLELEPLDPSLLQQKPNVNAVATLEKVIEIQSKHWGSVKRFAAAVGCSLLEAQKGEAEEAETVTAMALLSVGAEQGGANPQPRPAEEPMEAEPAL; this comes from the exons ATGGACCCCCAGAGCGACACAG GGGTGGAGGGGCCAGCGGAGGCGTGCGGGGAGTGCCGGGGGCCAGGGCTGGACGCAGCGGCGCGGGAGCGGCAGCTGCAgcgggagctgctggccctcaagcagcagcagcagctccagaagcagctgctcttcGCCGAGTTCCAGAAGCAGCATGAGCACCTCACCCGCCAGCACGAGGTCCAGCTCCAGAAGCACCTCAAG cagcagcaggaagtgCTGGCTGCCCGccggcagcaggagctggagcagcagcggcagcgggAGCGGCAGGAggccctggagcagcagcagcgcctggagcagctgcacgCCCTGCGCACCAAGGACAAGAGCCGTGAGA GCGCCATCGCCAGCACGGAGGTGAAGCTGAAGCTGCAGGAGTTCCTGCTCAGCAAGACGAAGGAGCCGGGCACCGGCCCCCCCAACCAttccctcccccagcaccccaaatGTTG GGCTCACCACACCTCGTTGGACCAGAGTTCCCCCCCCCAGAGCGGCAGCCCGGGGACCCCCCCCTCCTACAAACTGCCCCTCCTCGGCACCTACGACGGCCGGGATGACTTCCCGCTCCGCAAAACCG cctcCGAACCCAACCTGAAAGTGCGCTCGCGGTTAAAACAGAAGGTGGCGGAGCGGCGGAGCAGCCCGCTGCTGCGGAGGAAGGACGGCACCGTCATCAGCACCTTCAAGAAACGAGCCATCGAGATCACGG TGTCCTCGGTGTGCAGCAGCGCCCCGGGCTCTGGGCCCAGCTCCCCCAACAGCTCCCACAGCGCCATCGCTGAGAACGGCTTCACCGGCTCCGTCCCCAACATCCACGCTGAG cagctcctgccccagcaccgAGCCCTCACCCTGGACGgcaccagccagctcagcctCTACACGTCCCCGTCCCTGCCCAACatctccctggggctgcaggccaCTGTCACCGTCACCAACTCCCACCTCAAC GCGTCCCCCAAGCTGTCCCCGCAGCAGGTGGAGGCCGAGCGCCCGGCGGTGGCCACGCTGCGTCCCGGGGCCGCCCTCAGCGGCAAGTTCCTGAGCACTTCGTCCATCCCGGGCTGCCTGCTGGGGGTGGCCCTGGAGGGGgacccccccgccggccccgcgtccctgctgcagcacgtcctgctgctggagcaagCGCGGCAGCAGAGCACCCTCATTGCCG TGCCACTGCACGGGCAGTCGCCGCTGGTGACGGGGGAGCGTGCGGGCAGCGTGCGCACGGTGAGCAAGCTGCCACGGCACCGGCCCCTCAGCCGCACGCAGtcgtcccccctgccccagagccCCCAGGCGCTGCCCCACGGCGCCCTGCCCCACGGCGCCCTACAGCACCACTTCCTCGACAAGCAGCAGGTCCAGCTGGGCaag ctgctccccaagCCGGGGGAGCTGGCGCggcagccccccacccaccccgaGGAGACGGAGGAGGAGCTGACAGAGCAGCAGTCGCCCCCGCCGGGGGATGGGGTGTCCCCCAGTGCCCCCCTTGCCCTCATCTCCGCGGATGCCGGGGACTCCCCGGAGCGGCTGCAGGACCCCGAGGGCTGCGGGGTGCCCTGCGACGAGCCAGGTGACAGTGGGAACGAGGCTGAGATCCCCGGGGTCCCCgatgctgctgagctgggcgTCACCTACAAACAG gTGTTCCCCGAGGCGCAGCTGCAGCTGTATCCTGCCCCCTCCTTGGGCATCCTGGCGCTGCCCCACCCGGCCCTCGCCCGCACCCAGTCGTCCCCCGCCGGTGCCGGCATCAAGCCCCCTGCGCCCGACGGGCCCCCAAAGCACCTCTTCACCACAg GCGTGGTGTACGACACGTTCATGCTGAAGCACCAGTGCACCTGCGGGAACACCAACATCCACCCTGAGCACGCCGGCCGCATCCAGAGCATCTGGTCCCGCCTGCAGGAGACTGGCCTCCTTGGCAAGTGCGAG cgTATCCGGGGCAGGAAGGCGACACTGGAGGAGATCCAGACAGTGCATTCGGAGCATCACACGCTGCTCTATGGCACCAGCCCCCTCAACCGTCAGAAGCTCGACAGCAAGAAGCTCCTCG GTCCCATCAGCCAGAAGATGTACACGGTGCTGCCGTGCGGGGGCATCGGG GTGGACAGTGATACGGTGTGGAATGAGATGCACTCGTCCAGTGCTGTGCGCATGGCGGTGGGCTGCCTGGTGGAGCTCGCCTTCAAGGTGGCTGCCGGCGAGATCAAG AATGGCTTTGCCGTCATCCGCCCCCCAGGACACCACGCAGAGGAGTCCACAGCCAT GGGCTTCTGCTTCTTCAACTCGGTGGCCATCTCTGCcaaactgctccagcagaaGCTCAGCGTGGGCAGGATCCTCATCGTGGACTGG GACATCCACCATGGGAACGGCACCCAGCAAGCCTTCTACAGCGACCCTGACGTCCTCTACATCTCCCTGCACCGCTATGATGATGGCAACTTCTTCCCAGGCAGTGGGGCGCCCGAGGAG GTGGGCAGCGGGATGGGAGTGGGCTACAACATCAACATCGCCTGGACCGGTGGCGTCGACCCCCCCATCGGGGACGTGGAGTATCTCACTGCCTTCAG GACCGTGGTGATGCCCATCGCCAACGAGTTCTCCCCGGACATGGTGCTGGTCTCGGCTGGCTTCGATGCTGTCGAGGGTCACCTCTCCCCACTCGGTGGCTACTCCGTCACCGCCAAAT GTTTTGGCCACTTGACAAAGCAGCTGATGATGCTGGCGGGGGGCCGGGTTGTGCTGGCGCTGGAGGGGGGGCATGACCTGACAGCCATCTGTGATGCCTCGGAGGCCTGCGTCTCCGCTCTGCTCGGCCTGGAG CTGGAGCCCCTGGATCCATCCCTCCTACAGCAGAAGCCAAATGTGAATGCGGTGGCCACCCTGGAGAAGGTCATAGAGATCCAGA GCAAGCACTGGGGCTCGGTGAAGCGCTTCGCGGCGGCGGTGGGCTGCTCGCTGCTGGAGGCGCAGAAGGGGGAGGCGGAGGAGGCTGAGACGGTGACAGCCATGGCCCTGCTCTCGGTGGGCGCCGAGCAGGGGGGTGCCAACCCCCAGCCCAG GCCGGCGGAGGAGCCGATGGAGGCTGAGCCGGCGCTGTGA
- the HDAC5 gene encoding histone deacetylase 5 isoform X7 translates to MDPQSDTEGGSSREPSLELLSRAQLHAALPAPGVEGPAEACGECRGPGLDAAARERQLQRELLALKQQQQLQKQLLFAEFQKQHEHLTRQHEVQLQKHLKQQEVLAARRQQELEQQRQRERQEALEQQQRLEQLHALRTKDKSRESAIASTEVKLKLQEFLLSKTKEPGTGPPNHSLPQHPKCWAHHTSLDQSSPPQSGSPGTPPSYKLPLLGTYDGRDDFPLRKTASEPNLKVRSRLKQKVAERRSSPLLRRKDGTVISTFKKRAIEITVSSVCSSAPGSGPSSPNSSHSAIAENGFTGSVPNIHAELLPQHRALTLDGTSQLSLYTSPSLPNISLGLQATVTVTNSHLNASPKLSPQQVEAERPAVATLRPGAALSGKFLSTSSIPGCLLGVALEGDPPAGPASLLQHVLLLEQARQQSTLIAVPLHGQSPLVTGERAGSVRTVSKLPRHRPLSRTQSSPLPQSPQALPHGALPHGALQHHFLDKQQVQLGKLLPKPGELARQPPTHPEETEEELTEQQSPPPGDGVSPSAPLALISADAGDSPERLQDPEGCGVPCDEPGDSGNEAEIPGVPDAAELGVTYKQVFPEAQLQLYPAPSLGILALPHPALARTQSSPAGAGIKPPAPDGPPKHLFTTGVVYDTFMLKHQCTCGNTNIHPEHAGRIQSIWSRLQETGLLGKCERIRGRKATLEEIQTVHSEHHTLLYGTSPLNRQKLDSKKLLGPISQKMYTVLPCGGIGVDSDTVWNEMHSSSAVRMAVGCLVELAFKVAAGEIKNGFAVIRPPGHHAEESTAMGFCFFNSVAISAKLLQQKLSVGRILIVDWDIHHGNGTQQAFYSDPDVLYISLHRYDDGNFFPGSGAPEEVGSGMGVGYNINIAWTGGVDPPIGDVEYLTAFRTVVMPIANEFSPDMVLVSAGFDAVEGHLSPLGGYSVTAKCFGHLTKQLMMLAGGRVVLALEGGHDLTAICDASEACVSALLGLELEPLDPSLLQQKPNVNAVATLEKVIEIQSKHWGSVKRFAAAVGCSLLEAQKGEAEEAETVTAMALLSVGAEQGGANPQPRPAEEPMEAEPAL, encoded by the exons ATGGACCCCCAGAGCGACACAG AGGGGGGGTCCAGCCGTGAGCCCTCGCTGGAGCTCCTGTCCCGTGCCCAGCTCCATGCTGCGCTCCCTGCCCCAG GGGTGGAGGGGCCAGCGGAGGCGTGCGGGGAGTGCCGGGGGCCAGGGCTGGACGCAGCGGCGCGGGAGCGGCAGCTGCAgcgggagctgctggccctcaagcagcagcagcagctccagaagcagctgctcttcGCCGAGTTCCAGAAGCAGCATGAGCACCTCACCCGCCAGCACGAGGTCCAGCTCCAGAAGCACCTCAAG cagcaggaagtgCTGGCTGCCCGccggcagcaggagctggagcagcagcggcagcgggAGCGGCAGGAggccctggagcagcagcagcgcctggagcagctgcacgCCCTGCGCACCAAGGACAAGAGCCGTGAGA GCGCCATCGCCAGCACGGAGGTGAAGCTGAAGCTGCAGGAGTTCCTGCTCAGCAAGACGAAGGAGCCGGGCACCGGCCCCCCCAACCAttccctcccccagcaccccaaatGTTG GGCTCACCACACCTCGTTGGACCAGAGTTCCCCCCCCCAGAGCGGCAGCCCGGGGACCCCCCCCTCCTACAAACTGCCCCTCCTCGGCACCTACGACGGCCGGGATGACTTCCCGCTCCGCAAAACCG cctcCGAACCCAACCTGAAAGTGCGCTCGCGGTTAAAACAGAAGGTGGCGGAGCGGCGGAGCAGCCCGCTGCTGCGGAGGAAGGACGGCACCGTCATCAGCACCTTCAAGAAACGAGCCATCGAGATCACGG TGTCCTCGGTGTGCAGCAGCGCCCCGGGCTCTGGGCCCAGCTCCCCCAACAGCTCCCACAGCGCCATCGCTGAGAACGGCTTCACCGGCTCCGTCCCCAACATCCACGCTGAG ctcctgccccagcaccgAGCCCTCACCCTGGACGgcaccagccagctcagcctCTACACGTCCCCGTCCCTGCCCAACatctccctggggctgcaggccaCTGTCACCGTCACCAACTCCCACCTCAAC GCGTCCCCCAAGCTGTCCCCGCAGCAGGTGGAGGCCGAGCGCCCGGCGGTGGCCACGCTGCGTCCCGGGGCCGCCCTCAGCGGCAAGTTCCTGAGCACTTCGTCCATCCCGGGCTGCCTGCTGGGGGTGGCCCTGGAGGGGgacccccccgccggccccgcgtccctgctgcagcacgtcctgctgctggagcaagCGCGGCAGCAGAGCACCCTCATTGCCG TGCCACTGCACGGGCAGTCGCCGCTGGTGACGGGGGAGCGTGCGGGCAGCGTGCGCACGGTGAGCAAGCTGCCACGGCACCGGCCCCTCAGCCGCACGCAGtcgtcccccctgccccagagccCCCAGGCGCTGCCCCACGGCGCCCTGCCCCACGGCGCCCTACAGCACCACTTCCTCGACAAGCAGCAGGTCCAGCTGGGCaag ctgctccccaagCCGGGGGAGCTGGCGCggcagccccccacccaccccgaGGAGACGGAGGAGGAGCTGACAGAGCAGCAGTCGCCCCCGCCGGGGGATGGGGTGTCCCCCAGTGCCCCCCTTGCCCTCATCTCCGCGGATGCCGGGGACTCCCCGGAGCGGCTGCAGGACCCCGAGGGCTGCGGGGTGCCCTGCGACGAGCCAGGTGACAGTGGGAACGAGGCTGAGATCCCCGGGGTCCCCgatgctgctgagctgggcgTCACCTACAAACAG gTGTTCCCCGAGGCGCAGCTGCAGCTGTATCCTGCCCCCTCCTTGGGCATCCTGGCGCTGCCCCACCCGGCCCTCGCCCGCACCCAGTCGTCCCCCGCCGGTGCCGGCATCAAGCCCCCTGCGCCCGACGGGCCCCCAAAGCACCTCTTCACCACAg GCGTGGTGTACGACACGTTCATGCTGAAGCACCAGTGCACCTGCGGGAACACCAACATCCACCCTGAGCACGCCGGCCGCATCCAGAGCATCTGGTCCCGCCTGCAGGAGACTGGCCTCCTTGGCAAGTGCGAG cgTATCCGGGGCAGGAAGGCGACACTGGAGGAGATCCAGACAGTGCATTCGGAGCATCACACGCTGCTCTATGGCACCAGCCCCCTCAACCGTCAGAAGCTCGACAGCAAGAAGCTCCTCG GTCCCATCAGCCAGAAGATGTACACGGTGCTGCCGTGCGGGGGCATCGGG GTGGACAGTGATACGGTGTGGAATGAGATGCACTCGTCCAGTGCTGTGCGCATGGCGGTGGGCTGCCTGGTGGAGCTCGCCTTCAAGGTGGCTGCCGGCGAGATCAAG AATGGCTTTGCCGTCATCCGCCCCCCAGGACACCACGCAGAGGAGTCCACAGCCAT GGGCTTCTGCTTCTTCAACTCGGTGGCCATCTCTGCcaaactgctccagcagaaGCTCAGCGTGGGCAGGATCCTCATCGTGGACTGG GACATCCACCATGGGAACGGCACCCAGCAAGCCTTCTACAGCGACCCTGACGTCCTCTACATCTCCCTGCACCGCTATGATGATGGCAACTTCTTCCCAGGCAGTGGGGCGCCCGAGGAG GTGGGCAGCGGGATGGGAGTGGGCTACAACATCAACATCGCCTGGACCGGTGGCGTCGACCCCCCCATCGGGGACGTGGAGTATCTCACTGCCTTCAG GACCGTGGTGATGCCCATCGCCAACGAGTTCTCCCCGGACATGGTGCTGGTCTCGGCTGGCTTCGATGCTGTCGAGGGTCACCTCTCCCCACTCGGTGGCTACTCCGTCACCGCCAAAT GTTTTGGCCACTTGACAAAGCAGCTGATGATGCTGGCGGGGGGCCGGGTTGTGCTGGCGCTGGAGGGGGGGCATGACCTGACAGCCATCTGTGATGCCTCGGAGGCCTGCGTCTCCGCTCTGCTCGGCCTGGAG CTGGAGCCCCTGGATCCATCCCTCCTACAGCAGAAGCCAAATGTGAATGCGGTGGCCACCCTGGAGAAGGTCATAGAGATCCAGA GCAAGCACTGGGGCTCGGTGAAGCGCTTCGCGGCGGCGGTGGGCTGCTCGCTGCTGGAGGCGCAGAAGGGGGAGGCGGAGGAGGCTGAGACGGTGACAGCCATGGCCCTGCTCTCGGTGGGCGCCGAGCAGGGGGGTGCCAACCCCCAGCCCAG GCCGGCGGAGGAGCCGATGGAGGCTGAGCCGGCGCTGTGA